A segment of the uncultured Desulfobulbus sp. genome:
ATCTACCTTTTGTCACCATAGCAAACGGACAGCTTCTCCAAGAGCGTGAAGGCCTCGACATGTTGAGCTTTGCACATTGTCTTGATGCCGGTCATGATATGGATTCTGCAGTTGCTACCAATGTTATTGATGCCCATATTCACGCCAAGAGGCTGAAGCTTGCCTGGTGTGATCAGTGTCACTGTTCCATTCATTCCTGAGCCCTCCCTGCTTCACGGTTTGTCCAAGAACCAATGGACGGAGGCGAGCTCCCCTAAAAAATTATATGATGACCACCAAAGCTCAGCTTGAAAAGAGGAGAGCTCTCCCGATGGTCGAGATGGCATCCGGGGTGGTGTTGCGCTCCCGAGAAAGAGCCGCCTCATCGATGTCATCCAGAACCTATGTGAGGGATTTCGTCTTTGTTCCCCTTGAGCTGAAGTTCAGTGGTAATCAGTAAAAATTAAACCTCATGCATTCTTGTTGGGGCCTCGATGAGGGAGTCTATTGATGAGCGAAAAGTCCCACCTGTATGTTTTGTGGACCAATGACAACCTGATTACCGCAGAAAAGATGGTCTTCATGTACACCATCAATTCTCTGGCCCAGGGATGGTGGGACGAGGTGACGCTCATCATTTGGGGCGCAACGATACAATTGGTGAGCGAGAATAAAGAGATGCAAAAGATGGTGCAGGATGCGCTGGAGGCGGGGGTGCGGGTCACCGCCTGCAAGGCGTGTGCGGACCAGCTGGGAGTCACGCAGAATTTAAAAGAGCAAAAAATTGAAGTGAAATACTGGGGAGCGCCGCTCACGGAACTCCTGGTGAAGGGTGAAAAACTCCTCACGATATGAAAAAATTTCGCTTCTATCCCAAGAGCGCCGAAAAAAATGAATGAAAGTTAGGGGGGGTCACCGCCCTTTCGCTCCGACATATCCAACTCCACGCGTTTGGTCGTGGAGAGAACCCTGTATGCTGACAAGGCCTTCGGGGTTTTTTCTTTTTAGGAACCTGATCGCCCTTGCCCCAGGCTCAAGATACGGTGGGCGTTTTGGGGGGTAGAGACAGCTGTTGTTGCCGGGGCTTCGTTTCGCAATTCGGTCAGGGGCGCAAGAATATCGGTAGGTATTGGGGCAGGTAACATCCTTTCTCATTCGGTCGTAGGTGATGACACCGCCCTTGCCTATATCAAATCCGAGCGTGACATAGGCAAGGGGCTGCTGCTGGCTTGCGGAAAAGGCATGGACAATGCCGCCATGGGCGAAGCGTTTCCGGTGAGGGTACATGGGATGCAATCCGGGCTCGGCATGGACGCCTGGTTCGCTGCCACTGACACGCATCAACTGTTCCCCGCCATCACGGTCCACCCCGGGAAGGACAAAGTCATGCACACCGACTGCACGGGCCTGATGCAGCACCTAATTCAGTTGCTCATACATCGGAGACACGTCGAGGTGGCAGTGGGTATCGAAAGGATGCATGGCTGTTCAGGGGCGGTTGGGCAATGGCGAATGGGGATCAATCCTTGGCGCAGGCGCATTGAGGGTCCGCGCAAAGATGGGTTTCGATGGTCATATGCTTCACCTTTGAAAGATGGGCGATTCGGGAGAAATATTCAGAAGGGCTGCGCCTTTCTTTGGAAACCACGGTCATTGCCGCGGCCAGGCCATTTGAATCCACGGGCCAAAGATGCAGATCGGAAACAACGCTGTCGCCATCGGATTCAATGGCGCGCACAATCTCCTTGTGCACCTCGGCATCCCAATTGCCATCCAATAAAATCAGGGCAGTGCTCTTGAGCAGTTCCCAGGCCCATTTTGCAATCAAGATTCCACCCACGATGCCCATGACCGGATCAAGAAAACCCCAGCCGAGAAACTTGCCCGCGATCAGGGCCACGATTGCCAAAACCGAGGTTAATGCGTCCGTGACCACATGGAGATAGGCGGCACGCAGGTTATGGTCATGCCCGTGCTCGTGTCCGTGGTCATGGTGCCTGTCATGGAGCATCCAGATACTGGCCATGTTGACGCCCAGGCCCAGGACGGCCACGAAAATGGCTTCATTGAAGGCGATGTCCACGGGATGGACAAAACGATTGAGGGATTCAACGATCATATACAGCGCGGTCGCGCCTAGGAAAAGGGTGCTCGTGTACCCCGCGAGCACACCGAATTTTCCCGTGCCAAAGCCGAATTGAGCCGAATCGGCAAACTTTCTCGCCATGACATAGGCAAAATAGGTGATGCCCAGGGCGAACGTGTGCGTGCCCATGTGCCAGCCATCGGCCAGAAGGGCCATGGAGCCGGTCAGCATTCCGGTGATGATCTCGATGGCCATTGTAATGGCGGTCAGAATAATCACTCGTAATGTCTTGCTTTCATTGGCAGTACTTTCAACGCCGAACGTATGGGGGTGACGAATTTTTTGGATGGTATCTGCGTGCATGGGAAACGCGACTCCTGGTGCATGGGGGATTGACGAACTTTCCGGGGCCGCCTGCGTATTTGCGTTGCGCATGTTGCTCCAGCGGTTTCTGCATATATTTAAACTGTTTAATAATATTAGGCAATCCTTATAAGATCGATGCGGTTGAGAGGAAAGTCTATTGTTGCGAAACCAAGATGCCAGGGAACAAGGCAGCATTGCGGCCAACAGGGAAAATTTTGTCGACCGATGTGCTTACTTCTGGCAATATACATCATTTTGTAAAAAGCCTTGAAAACGACAGCTTTGGAGCGTTCTGCCCAAGGAATAAGAAACTGAACGTAGAGGAGTGATCCGATGAAGTGCTCAGTCGTCCCTTCGCAAAGAGACCCGTTTTTTTTTGACCGTGAAGGGCTGGAGACCGTGGCCGATGCCGTGGTGGTCGCTGAGGGGCTGCGTTCTTTCAAGGAGCACAGGGTTATTGCCGTCGACCAGGATCAGGAACGGCTGTGGGCCCAGGTTGAGGATGAGGATCTGGAACTGCCCTGTGCGGTTGAGATGGTGGCAACGGAGAATTCCTTGCAACTGGAGTGCGACTGTCACGACGGCGAGACAATTTGTCGGCACATGGTGGCGGCCCTTTATGCCTATGCCGAACAGAAGGAGGCCACGGGGCAGCTCTTTTCCGCCGCCGACACCGCCATCCGCGATCGGATCAAGCGCGGCAGGAGCGAGGTCGTCGTGGAGCATCTCAGGGGCAAACCCTGGTTTGGCGAGTGGCAGGCCGAGACCATCGGTTCTGAGAATCATTTCCCAAGACGGTATGACGTCATCATCCGTAGCCTCAAACAGCGGGTCAATATTTGCACCTGTCCGGATTTTCACATCAACCAGCTTGGTACCTGCAAGCATATCGAGGCTGTACTCCATAAAATTTCCAAGCGCAAAGATTTCAAGAAAATACAGGAACTGCCTGCCCCGATCCCTTATGTGTATCTGGCTTGGGACGTGGACGATGCCCCCCAAATTCGCCTGTATCGCTGCCCTTCTCTGCAACCGGATCTGGCAGGTTTGCTCGATGGCTATTTCGATGCGAGCGGTCGTTTTACCGGCCGGTTGCCGGATGATTTCTACCGCCTGATGGAGTTGGCAGGAAATCGCGGCGACCTGCACATCGGCACAGATGCCCTTGATTTTGCTCGACACCTCGCTGCTGAGGCAGCGCATCGGCTGCGGGCCGAAAAGATCCGTGGACGGATCATGTCCACCAATGGCCGGCTGCCGGGCGTCAGGGCCAAACTTTACCCCTATCAGATCGAGGGTGTCGCCTTTTTGGCCGGGACCGGCCGGGCGCTGCTGGCAGATGACATGGGGCTTGGCAAGACCCTGCAGGCGATTGCCGCTGCCGAATGGCTCTGTGCCGACGAGGGAGTGCGCAGGGTCCTGATCATTTGCCCGGCATCGCTCAAGCATCAGTGGGCGCGCGAGATCGAGCGATTCACCGGTCGGGAAACCCAGGTTGTCCAGGGGCCGGCTCCGGAGCGTGGCGTTCAGTACCGGCGTGAGGCCACCTTTTTCATCATCAATTACGAGCTGATCCTACGGGATCTCTCGGTGATTAACGAGCAGCTCCGTCCGGATCTGATCATCATGGACGAGGCACAGCGGATCAAGAACTGGCGCACCAAAATTGCCGCGGCGGTCAAGCAAATCCCCAGCCGTTATGCCTTTGTCCTTTCAGGGACGCCCCTGGAAAACAGGCTGGAAGATCTCTACAGCCTGATGCAGGTGGTGGATCCCAAGGTGCTTGGACCGCTCTGGCGTTATATGGTCGACTTTCACGTCACCGACGACCGGGGCAAGGTCTTGGGATATCGGAACCTGTCTGTGTTGCGCAAGCGACTGGCGCCGGTGATGCTGCGCCGCGACCGCCGCCTGGTGCGGGAACAACTGCCCGACAAGATCGTCCAGCGGCTCGACGTGGCCATGACCGCCAAGCAGCGTGAGCTCCACGATGTCGCCATGAGCGCGGCCGGTCGTCTGGCCCAGATTGCCCGCACCCGTCCATTGACGCCCAGCGAGCAAAATCGCATGTTGGCGGCCCTGCAGCAGGCGCGCATGGCCTGCAATGCCGCCGGACTGGTCGACAAGGAAACAGTTGGCGCCCCGAAACTCGATGAACTGAGCGACATTCTCAGCGAAATCTGCCTCCAATCGGGCTTGAAGGCTGTGGTCTTTTCCCAGTGGGAGCGAATGACCCAGCTGGTGGAACAGCGGCTGAGGCGCATGGGCCTGGGCTGTGTTCGGTTGCACGGCGGTGTGCCGACCGCGAAACGGGGCGAGTTGATGGACCGGTTTCGCGACGATGATTCGATCCAGGTCTTTGTTTCCACGGATGCCGGCGGTGTGGGGCTTAATCTGCAGAGTGGGGCGGTTCTGGTCAATCTCGATGTGCCCTGGAACCCGGCGGTGCTCGAGCAGCGCAACGCCCGCATCCATCGCCTCGGCCAGACCCGCACGGTGCAGATCATCACCATGGTGGCGGCCGACTCCTACGAGGAGCAGGTCTTTGCCCTGGTGCGCACCAAGCAGAATCTGTTCGACAACGTGGTGGGCGAGGATGCCAGCGAGGATGTGGTCGGCATCTCGAAAAAACTGCTGGAGACCCTGATTGACGATTTGGCCGGACCGGTAGAGGGTGCGGTGCAGGCCGCTGTGGAGGAGGTTGCAGCGGATGAGCCGTCTGCCGCAACCTCGGTCGACCAGGCCTCGGCCCCGATGGCGAAAGACACGGTGGCAGAGTCCATCAGACGTTGTATCGAGGGGCTGCAACAGGCCTTCGGCGCAAGGATAGAACGGATTTTCGGGTCCGGCGGCGGCCTGATTGCCGTCGTTGATCGGGTCGATGCCGAATCCGACCGGCTGGCCGAGCAGCTTTCAGCCGAGGTGCCAGTGGCGCTGATCGACCGGCTGGCCTTGAAGGGGCTGCAGCGACTTGGAGCGTCCTCGCCCCTGGCTGAGGCGCAGAGCTATTTCGATGCAACCGAGGCCGCTGCACAAACAGGCGAGTCGCGCCTGCTCCGTCAGGCCCGGGAAAAGCTCGCTGCCGCCCAACTGCTCTTTGAGCAGGAGATGCTGGACAGTGCCCTGGAGATGGTTTTTGCCGCACTGCTCAGTGGTGCTGCGGACAAGGCAGGGCGTACGGAACCGCTTAACCGGGCCGAGGTCGCTGTCTGGGCCTATGCCGAGGCCCTGCCGCAGGGGATGTTGGATCAGGAGCAGATCGGGCTGTTGATGCGTGCCCTTGGCTTTGTGCAGGCGGGAGTGGCGCCCGCCGAGTTAGTGAGAGCACTCATCGATGATGCAGCCGAATTCGTCGCCCTTCTGGAGGGATGAAGATCGGTTTGTTGCATATTCCGCCTGGGGAGGTCGTTGTCGGCCTTCGCCTGCGATCTCAAAGGAGTGCCAGCCTCGATGACCGTAGATCCCGGTAACAGGGCGGCCGTGCCTTTTTCCTGTGAGGAGTTCCTCCGGGAGTGCCTGCTGTTCGATATCGAGGTCAACGAGAAAAACGAAATCTACTCTCTGGGCGGAGTCCTGGGGGGAAAGAGTTTTCAGGTCAGCGGTAAACGGAAAATCGATGGGCAGGTATTGGCGCGTTTTGACGCCTTCGCCCAGAGCGCCCGCTTCGTCCTTGGGCATAACATCCTCATTCATGATCTTCCCCGGCTGCGGCAGGTGGCCCCTGAGCTGGGGCTGCTGGCCAAACCCACCATCGACACCCTCTTTCTCTCGCCCCTGGCCTATCCGGCCAATCCCTACCACCGGCTGATCAAGAATTATCAGATCGTGCGCGACAGCATCAACGACCCGGTCCAGGACGCTCTCCTGGCCGGCAAGGTGTTTGCCGAACAGTGGGAGGCGCTCCTGGTCCAGTTTGCCGAGCATGCCGATGCGGTGATGCTCTACCGGGGGCTCCTGGCCACGGACCCACACCTGGCCGGGACGGCCGAGGCCCTGGGATTGATGGGGATTCCCCTGCTTACAGGAGATGACCTGCTGGAAACCTTTGCCTGGTTTGCCCGCCAGCATGCCTGCAGGATCGCGGTGGATGGGCTCGTGGTGCAGCTGCTTGACGGGGAGATATCGCTGGCGCCGCTGGCCTATATCGTTACCTGGCTTTTGGTGGCAGAGGGCAACTCGGTGCTGCCGCCCTGGGTGCGCCACCAGTTTCCCTCTGTGCCGGGGCTGCTCCACCGGCTTCGGGAGTACAACTGCGGCCGGGAGGAGTGTACGTACTGCCGCAGCCACCACGATCCCCGGAAATTTCTTCGGGACTATTACGGATTCCCCGATTTCAGGCCCCAGCCCGCCACCGGTGAAGGCAAGAGCCTGCAGGCGGAAATCGTTGCCGCTGCTGCCCAGGGTTCAACGGTTTTCGCCACCCTGCCCACCGGTGGAGGCAAGTCCCTCTGCTACCTCCTGCCCGCCCTGATGCGTTATCAGCGCCGCAACATGCTGACCGTCGTCATCTCCCCGCTCCAGGCGTTGATGAAGGATCAGGTCGATAACTTCTCCCGGTTCACCGGCACCAAAATTGCTGCGGCGCTGTACGGCATGCTGACCATGCCGGAGCGGTCGGAAGTCCTTGAGGGGGTACGTCTGGGTGATGTCGGCATCCTCCTGGTTTCGCCGGAGCAGCTGCGCAACGCCTCCTTCAGGTCCACTCTCAGCCAGCGGGAAATTGGCGCCTGGGTTTTTGACGAGGCGCATTGCCTCTCCAAGTGGGGCCATGATTTTCGGCCCGACTACCTCTACGCCATCCGTTTTATCCGCGAATTCGCCCAACAGCAAGACCAGCCGATTCCGCCGGTGCAGTGTTTCACCGCCACTGCCAAGAAAGATGTCCTGACCGAGATCATCGACATCATCCAGCGGGAACTCGGCCTTCGGGTGCTCGTCTTTGCCGGTGGCCATGAAAGGACCAACCTCCGTTACGAAGTGTGGGAGGTGGAACGCTACGAGAAATATCCGAGTGTGCTCGAGCTGCTCAAGGCACGCTATGCTGACAAGGGGAGCGTGGTCATTTACTGCGCCACTCGGCGAAACACCGAGCATCTGGCCGAATTCCTCCAGGAAAACGGGTGGAATGCCGAAGCCTTTCACGCGGGGCTCGAGCCATCGATCAAGAAACGGATTCAGGAAAATTTCATCAGCAATGCCACCCCGATCATCTGCGCCACCAATGCCTTTGGCATGGGGATCGACAAGGAGGATGTCCGTCTGGTGATCCATCTCGATATTCCAGGATCGCTTGAGAATTACCTCCAGGAGGCGGGGAGGGCGGGGCGCGACCGTGACGCGGCTGAGTGCATTCTCATCTTCAGCGAGCAGGATATCGAAGGCCAGTTTCGCCTCAGTGCCTCTTCGATGCTCAATCAGAGGGAGATCGCCCAGTTTCTTCGCGGGATCCGTTATGCGGCGCGGGGGGAGAATTCCGTGGTCCTCACCGCAGGCGATCTGGTGCGCATGGAGGTGGTGGAGGTTGATCCCGATCTTGCCGATGGCGACACGCGGGTCCGCACGGCCCTGGCCTGGTTGGAGCGGGCGGGGTATCTGCAGCGTAACGAAAACGAGACCAAGATTTTTCAGGGCAAGCCGGCATTGCAGAGCCTGGAGGAGGCGGCGGAGAAAATCGGCACACTTAACCTGCCGCAGCGCCAGCAGCAGCGCTGGCTGGCCATCCTCGCGGCCTTGATGGAGCGCAGCCGGTTGAATCAACCGTTCAGCGCCGATGAACTGGCCGGGCTTTCCGCCTTTGCCACCATGGAGGGCGATCGCGAGAGCGAATCCGAGAGTCAACGGGTCATTCGGACGCTGCATGACATGGCTGCCCAGGGGCTATTGCAACACACCACCATGCTCAGTGCCTATGTCCGTTACAAGGTGCGGAACAGCTCGGAAAAACAGCTGCAGCAGGTGCTTGCCCTGGAGAAGGATTTTCTCCGGCTGCTTGCAGAGACCGCCCCCGATGTGGAGGTCGACACTCATCTGGAGTTGGACCTCCGGCAAATTAACCAACTGATGATTGACCGCGGATACAGCGACTGCTCCCCCCATGCGCTCAAGCTCTTTCTCTACGGTCTGAGCAGGGATGGCAAGGGACTGGCCGGGGTCAGGGGCAGTCTTTCCTTCAAGGCACGCGGCAACCACCGTTTTTCCGTCTATCTCCATCGACAATGGCCGGTGTTGTGCCAGACGGTGGAGTTGCGGCAGATGGCCGCCTC
Coding sequences within it:
- a CDS encoding DsrE family protein, whose translation is MSEKSHLYVLWTNDNLITAEKMVFMYTINSLAQGWWDEVTLIIWGATIQLVSENKEMQKMVQDALEAGVRVTACKACADQLGVTQNLKEQKIEVKYWGAPLTELLVKGEKLLTI
- a CDS encoding RecQ family ATP-dependent DNA helicase gives rise to the protein MTVDPGNRAAVPFSCEEFLRECLLFDIEVNEKNEIYSLGGVLGGKSFQVSGKRKIDGQVLARFDAFAQSARFVLGHNILIHDLPRLRQVAPELGLLAKPTIDTLFLSPLAYPANPYHRLIKNYQIVRDSINDPVQDALLAGKVFAEQWEALLVQFAEHADAVMLYRGLLATDPHLAGTAEALGLMGIPLLTGDDLLETFAWFARQHACRIAVDGLVVQLLDGEISLAPLAYIVTWLLVAEGNSVLPPWVRHQFPSVPGLLHRLREYNCGREECTYCRSHHDPRKFLRDYYGFPDFRPQPATGEGKSLQAEIVAAAAQGSTVFATLPTGGGKSLCYLLPALMRYQRRNMLTVVISPLQALMKDQVDNFSRFTGTKIAAALYGMLTMPERSEVLEGVRLGDVGILLVSPEQLRNASFRSTLSQREIGAWVFDEAHCLSKWGHDFRPDYLYAIRFIREFAQQQDQPIPPVQCFTATAKKDVLTEIIDIIQRELGLRVLVFAGGHERTNLRYEVWEVERYEKYPSVLELLKARYADKGSVVIYCATRRNTEHLAEFLQENGWNAEAFHAGLEPSIKKRIQENFISNATPIICATNAFGMGIDKEDVRLVIHLDIPGSLENYLQEAGRAGRDRDAAECILIFSEQDIEGQFRLSASSMLNQREIAQFLRGIRYAARGENSVVLTAGDLVRMEVVEVDPDLADGDTRVRTALAWLERAGYLQRNENETKIFQGKPALQSLEEAAEKIGTLNLPQRQQQRWLAILAALMERSRLNQPFSADELAGLSAFATMEGDRESESESQRVIRTLHDMAAQGLLQHTTMLSAYVRYKVRNSSEKQLQQVLALEKDFLRLLAETAPDVEVDTHLELDLRQINQLMIDRGYSDCSPHALKLFLYGLSRDGKGLAGVRGSLSFKARGNHRFSVYLHRQWPVLCQTVELRQMAASCALRAIVSAVPADVRSGANLLVEFSLEAIIAALKSDLLLADKLKDPLAAAERALTSLHEQRVIDLQQGLAVFRQAMTIQLNQEAKARRYSKEDFLPLKTHYAERTFQIHVMNEYARLALEKISGAWQYVTSYFEDDKEQFLKRFFPGREKIFERATGTQTYEKIVDQLQNPAQEKVVAVDPEKNVLILAGPGAGKTRVVAHRVAYLLRVARINARAILVLCYNRSAMYSLRQRVRDLVGEDMAGVTLLTFHGLALRLTGRSLVAHNRQGQREEIDFSSLIRDAIALLKGERTALGLEGMPPDFALVGRFSHILVDEYQDVDADQYELISLVAGRCREEGEQKLSILAVGDDDQNIYRFRGASVEFIRKFQADYQAEVHYLVENYRSTRHIIQAANQLIEHNTDRMKTGYPITVNAARASLPPGGNWQHADALLQGKVQLLSVADAPSQARALLEEVRRLQACGPVDLNRCAVLGREWKDLDLVRSVFEEHGAPLRFSWGRQKGFPRLTRIRENADLLEWLRTRQTQSLDAAALLQQLDRQCPLPTLWSENLRHILGRWGEETNHTLQPPTEIAEYVYEVLGEQGRAKSVGEGMFLATAHGVKGLEFDHVFILGDSWHRGYAEASEDERRLYYVSMSRARETLHLFSLQSAINPHLALLEGAFLHKRQAAAVEDARQNPRQYHLLGLEDLFIDFAGTRGEFHPGRQALAEMAAGDRVWMQQRNDRLELINEGGRAVARLSKKARDQWMGRISTIEEIRVVALVRRYMEDVADDAMRVRCKGEEWLVPIVEVIC
- a CDS encoding cation diffusion facilitator family transporter produces the protein MHADTIQKIRHPHTFGVESTANESKTLRVIILTAITMAIEIITGMLTGSMALLADGWHMGTHTFALGITYFAYVMARKFADSAQFGFGTGKFGVLAGYTSTLFLGATALYMIVESLNRFVHPVDIAFNEAIFVAVLGLGVNMASIWMLHDRHHDHGHEHGHDHNLRAAYLHVVTDALTSVLAIVALIAGKFLGWGFLDPVMGIVGGILIAKWAWELLKSTALILLDGNWDAEVHKEIVRAIESDGDSVVSDLHLWPVDSNGLAAAMTVVSKERRSPSEYFSRIAHLSKVKHMTIETHLCADPQCACAKD
- a CDS encoding DEAD/DEAH box helicase, with protein sequence MKCSVVPSQRDPFFFDREGLETVADAVVVAEGLRSFKEHRVIAVDQDQERLWAQVEDEDLELPCAVEMVATENSLQLECDCHDGETICRHMVAALYAYAEQKEATGQLFSAADTAIRDRIKRGRSEVVVEHLRGKPWFGEWQAETIGSENHFPRRYDVIIRSLKQRVNICTCPDFHINQLGTCKHIEAVLHKISKRKDFKKIQELPAPIPYVYLAWDVDDAPQIRLYRCPSLQPDLAGLLDGYFDASGRFTGRLPDDFYRLMELAGNRGDLHIGTDALDFARHLAAEAAHRLRAEKIRGRIMSTNGRLPGVRAKLYPYQIEGVAFLAGTGRALLADDMGLGKTLQAIAAAEWLCADEGVRRVLIICPASLKHQWAREIERFTGRETQVVQGPAPERGVQYRREATFFIINYELILRDLSVINEQLRPDLIIMDEAQRIKNWRTKIAAAVKQIPSRYAFVLSGTPLENRLEDLYSLMQVVDPKVLGPLWRYMVDFHVTDDRGKVLGYRNLSVLRKRLAPVMLRRDRRLVREQLPDKIVQRLDVAMTAKQRELHDVAMSAAGRLAQIARTRPLTPSEQNRMLAALQQARMACNAAGLVDKETVGAPKLDELSDILSEICLQSGLKAVVFSQWERMTQLVEQRLRRMGLGCVRLHGGVPTAKRGELMDRFRDDDSIQVFVSTDAGGVGLNLQSGAVLVNLDVPWNPAVLEQRNARIHRLGQTRTVQIITMVAADSYEEQVFALVRTKQNLFDNVVGEDASEDVVGISKKLLETLIDDLAGPVEGAVQAAVEEVAADEPSAATSVDQASAPMAKDTVAESIRRCIEGLQQAFGARIERIFGSGGGLIAVVDRVDAESDRLAEQLSAEVPVALIDRLALKGLQRLGASSPLAEAQSYFDATEAAAQTGESRLLRQAREKLAAAQLLFEQEMLDSALEMVFAALLSGAADKAGRTEPLNRAEVAVWAYAEALPQGMLDQEQIGLLMRALGFVQAGVAPAELVRALIDDAAEFVALLEG